Below is a window of Mycolicibacterium chitae DNA.
CTGCAGCCGATCATCAACTTCGTCGAGTGGCTGCAGGACGCCGATCAGGACGAGTTCGACGCCCGGCTGGCCGACTGGGTCGATGTCGAATCGCTGGCCCGCTACGTGGCCACCCAGAACCTGTTGGTCAACGCCGACGACATGGGCGGGCCGGGCCAGAACTATTACCTCTGGTACGACCTGGCGACAAAGAAGATCTCGGTGGTGTCTTGGGATCTCAACCTGGCGATGGTCGGCGACGCCGCGACGGGACCGCGGGACAAGGTGGAGCTGAAGATCCCGGAGGGCGCCGGCCCACCGCCCGGTGTCGACAACGACGGCAGGGGCGACCGGCCGCCGCTGGGCGGCAACCAGCTCAAGGACAAGTTCCTGGACTCGAAGGTCTGGGCCGAGACCTACGACGAGGCGTACTGGGATCTCTACGAGCAGATGTACGCCGGCGGGCACGCCCACACTCGACTGGACGCGATCGCTGCGACCGTGCCGACCGGCGAGGGGCTCGGCGAGCAGGAGCTACGCGAGGCGGTGGACTCGATGCATCGCTGGATCGACAAGCGGATGGCCGCGCTGGACCCTGTTGCCCAAAGGTAGTTGGAACCGGTTTGCGCGAGAGCTGTCCGGCATTTCGTCGATCTCGATGGTTGTTCGAGTGACGGTGATCTCTGTTGAAGGTCTATCACCAAAGGCTTGCCGGAGCCTTTTTTGTATTACACTTTCAAATACATTCATAGCATGCCTGTCGACTGGAGCAAGCGAGGCGAGTACATCGCCAAGCGGAGAATGACGCCGGCGATAGCCGACGAGGCGCTTACAGACCCGGCGCGCCTGGTGCAGGATCCCGATCCAGCCAGCAAATCCGGCGTTAGCGTCCGAACCATCGGATACTCGCCATCATTCGGCGCGCTCGTCACCGTTATCACCGTCGAAGAGGCCGGCACGGTATTTGGAATCAATGCGTGGCCGTCAAATGACACCGACTCCCGCAAATACGAAAGGCAGGAATGACCATGGGTAAACGACTTGAGCAGGCCCTGGCCGAAGCCGACGAGATTGAGGCCGCCGAGGCTGACCAAACCGATCGCCCGATCCCTCCGCACGTCAAGGTCAGCCGCCCGGGCCGGGCCCGGTCCAAGGTGCTGCAGGTGCGGTTGAACCCGGAAGAGTTCGAGGCCATCGAGCAGATCGCGAAGCGGCGAGGCTTGCCGTCGTCAACGGTTGCGCGTGAGCAGTTGCTGAAACTGATCGCCGAAAGCGAGTTCGAGCCGTCAGACTTGGCCGGGATGGCGTCGCAATTGGAGGCAGTGACATTGCGGGTCACCCAGCGGTTGCGGTCGATGGAGCCTACTGCGCCCGTAGGTAGGGAGTGACCACCACACGCTCAGTAGTCCGGGAGATAGAGCGAGTAGTTCCCCGGCCCGGTTTCGAAGCAGTTTGAATGTCGCCGCAACCTTCGCCGAGGGGTGACTTGTTCGCGGGCCCACTCGCGCGATGGGTACAACATGTCAACCCTGGGCGTGGACGAACCCCAAGCACCCACAAAACCAAATCAGGCCCCCTCGAAAGGGGGCCTGACCATGGTGGCAGGTAGTGGATTCGAACCACTGTAGGCGTAAGCCGACGGATTTACAGTCCGCTCCCATTGGCCGCTCGGGCAACCTGCCGGGTGTGCGCCACGCCCGGGTCAGAGGAGCACCCGGGTTGGTGCGACTAGCAGGGTACAACGAGGATGTACCCAACACGAAAACGGGACACCACCGAGTGAGAGGGGATGGCATCCAATGGCGGATTCATCGTTCGACGTCGTGAGCAAGGTCGATCGTCAGGAGGTGGACAACGCGCTGAACCAGGCGGCCAAGGAGCTGGCGACCCGCTTCGACTTCCGGGGCACCGACACCACGATCGCCTGGAAGGGCGAGGAGGCCATCGAGCTGGTCAGCTCCACCGAGGAGCGCCTCAAGGCCGCGGTCGACGTCTTCAAGGAGAAGCTGGTCCGCCGCGACATCTCCATGAAGGCGTTCGACGCCGGCGAGCCGCAGGCCAGCGGCAAGACCTACCGCCTGACGGGCAGCCTCAAGCAGGGCATCGACTCCGAGAACGCCAAGAAGATCACCAAGCTCATCCGTGACGAGGGGCCCAAGGGCGTCAAGGCGCAGATCCAGGGCGAGGAGATCCGGGTCAGCTCCAAGAAGCGCGACGACCTGCAGGCCGTGATCGCGCTGCTCAAGGGCGCCGACCTCGAGGTTGCGCTGCAGTTCGTCAACTACCGCTGACGCCGGACAGGCCGCTGGTCAACCAGTGGGTTGATGCCTATCGTGGGCAGTGACGAAGAGCACACCGCGAGAGGGTCTTCCATGACGACGATCGAGCACGATTCACAGGTCGACACCGGCGGCAACACCGAACAGTTCGACGTGGTGATCATCGGCGCCGGGATCTCCGGTCTCGGCGCCGCCTACCGCCTGGTCGAGCGGAACCCGGGAGCCCGCTACGTCATCTTGGAGCGTCGCGACCAGATCGGCGGCACCTGGGATCTGTTCCGCTACCCGGGGGTCCGCTCGGACAGCTCGATCTTCACGCTGAGCTTCCCGTACGAGCCCTGGACGCACCGCGACGGCGTCGCCGACGGCGCCGACATCCGCAACTACCTGATCGACTTCGCCGCCAAGCACCGCATCGACAGCCACATCCGGTTCGGCTCCTACGTGCGCAGCGCCGACTGGGACTCGACGACGGACACCTGGACCGTGCAGGTCGACCAGGGGGGCGCCACCAAGTCCTTCCAAGCCCGCTTCCTGTTCTTCGGCAGCGGCTACTACAACTACGACGAGCCCTACGTCCCGGAGTTCCCCGGCATCGACAAGTACGAGGGCGTCGTCGCCAACCCCCAGCACTGGCCCGAGGACCTCGACTACACCGACAAGCGGGTGGTGGTGATCGGCAGCGGCGCCACGGCGGTCACGCTGGTGCCCGCCCTGGCCGAGCGCGCGGCCAAGGTCGTCATGCTGCAACGCTCCCCGACGTACGTGTTCCCGGGTAAGCGGGTCAACGGGATCGTCCAGTTCGTCCGCAACTTCGCCCCGCGCAAGTTCTCGCACTGGTTCGCGCGCTGGTTCGCCGCCCTGTTCGAGGGCGTGGTGTGGTTCCTGTCGCGCAAGTTCCCCGCCATGATGCGCGGCTTCATCCGCCGCCGCGCAACCGCCAACCTGCCCAGCGGCTATCCGGTCGACGTGCACTTCAAGCCGCGCTACAACCCGTGGGATCAGCGGCTGTGCCTCGACGCCGACGGCGATCTGTTCAACGCGGTCTCGGCCGGCAAGGTGGAGATCATCACCGACCACATCGACCGCTTCGACGCCACCGGCATCTGGCTGAAATCCGGCCAGCACCTCACCGCCGACATCGTGGCCACCGCCACGGGCCTGCAGCTGCAGGCCCTCGGCGGGGTCCGAATCAGCTTGGACGGCACCGAGATCAAGCCGCAGGACCGTTACGCCTACAAGGCGCACATGCTCGAGGACGTGCCCAACCTGGCCTGGTGCCTGGGCTACACCAACGCCTCCTGGACGCTGCGCGCCGACATGACCGCCGAGCAGTTCGCCAAGCTGGTCGCCTTCATGGACGCCCACGGCTACACCCACGCCTATCCGCACCTCGGCGACGAGCCGATGCCCGAGAAGCTGTCCTGGGACATCAACGCCGGCTACGTGCAGCGCGCCCCGCACGCGCTGCCGAAGTCCGGCACCAAGCGGCCCTGGAACGTGCGGCAGAACTTCTTCGCCGATGCCATCGACCACCGCTTCGACCGCATCGAGGAGTCGATGATCTTCGGCCGGGTCGCGCACCGCAGCCCGCTGAGCGCTTAGCCGCAATCCGACGCGCCGCTGGGTCCGGGCAAAGCGCCGCCAACGGGCAGGGCCGGCAATACCCTGAGCGGCATGGGTTCAGATCTGCGTCAACCGAAGGTTGTGGTGCTGGGCGGGGGGTCGTGGGGAACGACGGTCGCGGCGATCTGCGCCCGCCGTTGCCCGACACTGCAGTGGGTGCGTTCCGAGGCCACCGCCAAGGACATCAACGAACACCATCGCAACACCGGCTACCTCGGCGGTGAGGTGGAGTTGCCGGACTCGCTGCGCGCCACCAACGACTTCTCCGAGGCGGCCAACACCGCCGACGTCATCGTGATGGGGGTGCCCTCGCACGGCTTCCGCAGCGTGCTGGGCGAGCTGGCCAAGGAACTGCGGCCGTGGGTCCCGGTGGTGTCGCTGGTCAAGGGTCTCGAGCAGGGCACGAACATGCGGATGAGCCAGATCGTCGAGGAGGTGCTGCCGGGGCATCCGGCCGGGATCCTCGCCGGTCCCAACATCGCCCGCGAGGTCGCCGAGGGGTACGCCGCCGCGGCGGTGTTGGCCATGCCCGACCAGAGCCAGGCCGCCTATCTGGCAAAGTTGTTCCGCACCAAGCGGTTCCGCACCTACACCACCGACGACGTGATCGGGGTGGAGATGGCCGGCGCACTGAAGAACGTCTACGCCATCGCCGTCGGCATGGGCTATTCGCTGGGCATCGGGGAGAACACCCGCGCGATGGTGATGGCCCGCGCCATCCGCGAGATGTCCAAGCTCGGCGAGGCCGTCGGCGGCCAGCGCGACACGTTCGCCGGGCTGGCGGGCATGGGCGACCTGATCGTCACCTGCACCTCCCAGCGCAGCCGCAACCGTCACGTCGGCGAGCAACTCGGACAGGGCAAGTCGATCGACGAGGTCATCGCCGCGATGAACCAGGTCGCCGAGGGCGTCAAGGCCGCCAGCGTCATCATGGAGTTCGCCAACCAGTACGGCCTGAACATGCCGATCGCGCGCGAGGTGGACGGCGTCATCAACCACGGCTCCACGGTGGAGCAGGCCTACCGCGGCCTGATCGCCGAGAAGCCCGGCCACGAGGTGCACGGCTCGGGCTTCTGAGTCCCCGACGTCAGTTGGCGTAGGGGTTGGTGCCCTCGGGGCGCTCCAGCAGCGGGTTGCTGGACAGCACGAAGCTGCCTGACGGAGTCAGCACGAACCCGGTCTGATCCTGGGCGTTGACGCACATCGTGGTGGCCGCGCCGTCGGTGGTGCAACTGACGGTGCGAAAGCTCATCCGGGTGTTGGGCGGCAACTGCTTGACCGGCCCCAGATTCTGGAAGATCGGCTGGGCGGCCGAGGTGAAGCCCGGCGCACCGAAAGCTCCCCCGCTGACGACGTTGGCGCCACCGGGTGCGGCCGGAATGGGCCCACTGCAGCCGTAGGCCCCGCTGGTGCGGTCGAACGCGCACGTCAGGCCGTCGGCGGTGCCGAAGGCGAAGTAGCGGTCGTTCATCACCGAGTACTCCACGGGGCTGACCAACGGCAGCGCGTTGACGTCCGGGACGGCCGGCGGTGGCGGCGCGGGTTCGGCCGACGCCGACAGCGGCGACGCGATCGCGGCGGCCGCGGCCAGCCCTGCTCCTGCCAGAACAACTCTGCTCCACACGGTGCCCACACTAAGGCTTCGGCATCGGACCCGCAGATCGTTACGCCCGGACTCGACGGCGCGTGCATAACGCAGTGCCGCCGCGACCGGGCCCTTACACTTCAGCGCGAAGTCCGCTTCGGATACCGCCCCGGCGGACCGAAGCCGCGGGACCGTACCTAAGTTAACTCCGGTGGCCGGTCGCCACGCCCCCGCCGCTCCGCCGCCGAGCCCCGCGAACCAACGGCGCCCCATCCCACCAGCGAACCGTCTCCGCGCCGAAAAAACCCTCGTGACGCCTGACTTTGGCGTCAATAATGCCATCGGGCGACGCGTATCGCCCCGGCGCGCGCAATGAACAACTTCCCAAATATGTGTACGGCGATTCTCGTCAAAACCAAGACATGCGGCCGCGGCGTCGATACCGTCTCAAAGTTGACAACGCCGGTCTTCACAACACCACGGCGGTCAGGGACCCAGGGAGGAAGTTTGACTGTGCCGGTCGACGGGACCCCACCGAGTGGTGCCCCGCCATCCGGCGTCAGCACCATCGAGGACTGGGCCACCGGCTACGCCCGGCGCCACCCCCTCGCCTCGCTGGCCACCGTCGGCGACCAGTTCGTCCTCGCGGTGCGCACGCTGCAGTACCTGTTCATCGACCTGGCGACCGGGCGCTTCCAGTGGCGCGAGTTCATCCGGCAGGGTGCCTTCATGGCCGGAACGGCCGTGGTGCCAACGGTTCTGGTGGCGCTGCCCATCGGCGTCACGCTGTCGATCCAGTTCGCGCTGCTGGCCGGGCAGGTCGGCGCCACCTCCCTGGCCGGCGCGGCCAGCGGGCTGGCAGTCATCCGGCAGGCCGCCTCGCTGACGGCCGCGATCCTGATGGCCGCCGCGGTCGGTTCGGCGATCACCGCGGACCTCGGTTCCCGCAAGATGCGCGAGGAGACCGACGCCATGGAGGTCATGGGCGTCTCGGTGATCCGCCGCCTGGTGGTGCCGCGCTTCGTCGCGGCGGTGATGATCGGTGTCGCGCTCACCGGGGTGGTCTGCTTCGTCGGTTTCCTGGCCAGCTACCTGTTCAACGTGTACTTCCAGAACGGCGCCCCGGGCAGCTTCGTGGCCACCTTCGCCTCGTTCGCCACCACCGGCGACCTGGTGGTCGCGCTGATCAAGGCGGTGATCTTCGGCGCCATCGTGGCCATCGTCTCCTGTCAGAAGGGGCTGTCCACGGTCGGTGGGCCGACGGGGGTGGCCAACTCCGTCAACGCCGCGGTCGTGGAATCGATCCTCATCCTGATGGTGGTCAACGTGGCCATCAGCCAGCTCTACATCATGATGTTCCCGCGCGTGGGGCTCTGACGTGACGGCATCGGCCTACACCCCGAAGATCCTGGCGCCGTGGCGCTGGCTGTACCAGCGGACCTCGGTGCCGCTGATCCGGCTGGGTCACATGCTGGTGTTCTTCGTGCGGGCCCTGGCCGCGGTGCCCGTCGCGCTGCGCCACTACCGCAACGAGTTCATCCGGCTGCTCTCCGACATTGCCTGGGGCAACGGCTCCTTGGTGGTCGGCGGCGGCACGGCCGGGGTCGCGATAGTGCTGGGCATCACGGTCGGTGCGCTGGTCGGCATCGAGGGCTACAACTTCCTGGACCTGCTGGGACTGGGGCCGGCGACCGGCATCATCTCCTCGCTGGTCAACACACGCGAGCTGGCCCCGATCGCCGCGTCGCTCGCGTTCGCCACCCAGGCCGGCTGCCGCTTCACCGCGCAACTGGGGTCCATGCGCATCGCCGAGGAGATCGACGCGCTCGAGGCGGTCGCCATCCGGCCCATCCCGTATCTGGTGACCACGCGCCTGATGGCCTCGGTGGTGGCGGTGATCCCGCTGTACGCGGCGTGCCTGGCGGTCAGCTACCTGACCACCCAACTGGTGGTACGGATCATCAGCGGCGGCGCGACGGGTTCCTACCTGCACTACTTCACGCTGATGCTGTCCGGTCAGGACATCGTCTACTCACTGATCAAGACCATCATCTTCGTGTGGATCGCCTCGACGGTCCAGTGCTACTACGGCTTCTACGCCTCGGGTGGGCCCGAGGGCGTCGGGGTCGCGGCCGGCCACGCCATGCGGGCCAGCATCACCGTCGTGATCATCGTGAACATGCTCCTGACGATGGCGCTGTGGACGGTGGACGCCGGCGCTAGGTTCGGGGGCTAGGGCGTGTCTGACAAAGGTTTCGGGTGTTATGCCGGAGGCTTGAGGTATGTCGCGGTTTCAGCTGCTTACCGATGTTCAGTGGTCGTTGATCGAGGATCTGCTTCCTGCACGTACGGGTAAGCGGGGCAGACCCTTTCAGGATGCGCGTTCGATGGTGGAAGGCATCATCTATCGGTATCGGTGCGGGATCGCCTGGCGCGACGTGCCGGAGGTGTTCGGGCCGTGGCAGTCGATCTGGACCTGGCATCGACGAATGAGTGCCGACGGCACCTGGGACATGGTGCTGGCTCGGTTGCTGGCCGCCGCCGACGAGGCCGGGATCATCGACTGGGCGGTGTCGGTGGATTCCACGATCGCCCGCGCTCACCAACATGCCACGAACATCACCCGTGACACAGGGGGCTGGGTCGAATTACACAAATCTGGCGAGCGAGCCGCCTGACCACGGCATTGGTCGCTCGCGCGGCGGGCTGACCAGCAAGATCCATCACCTCGTCGACGGCCACGGACGACCGTTGGTGGTGCTCGTGAGCGCCGGCCAGGCAGGCGACGGACCAGTCCTGGAGCATTTGCTCGCCCACCTCAAAGTTGAGCGCTGCGGGCCTGGCCGGCCCCGCACCCGGCCCGATCGCCTGCGCGGAGATAAGGCCTATTCCAGCCGAGCGACCCGGCAGCGGCTGCGCCGACGAGGGATCGTCGCCGTCATTCCCGAACCGTCCGATCAGATCGGCCACCGAAAACGTCGAGGCACCCACGGCGGCCGACCGCCAGCATTCGACGCCGAGGACTACAAGGGCCGCAACGTTGTTGAACGAGGATTCAGCGTCACCAAGCAGTGGCGTGGTCTGGCCACCCGCTACGACAAACTCGCCATCGTCTACCGGGGCGCAGCAGTCCTACGGGCCATCACACTCTGGCTACCGCATTTATCAGACACGGCCTAGGTGGCGAACTCACTGGAACCCGACGGCCGCGGCGTCACCGACCGTCAGCTGCTGGCCTGCGGCGCCGCCGTACTGGTTGTGGCCGCGCTGATTTCGGCCACCCTGGTGGTGAAGGCCACCGGCCGCCTTGATCCGCGGGTGCGCGTGGTGGCGGCGCTGATCAACGTCGGCGACGGCCTGCCCCAGCGCTCCGACGTCAAGTACCACGGCGTGCTGGTCGGCATGGTCAACAGCGTCACCCCCGCCGCGCACGGTCATCCGAACTACGTCGACATCGACCTCAAACCCGAATACGCCGCGTCGATTCCGGCGTCGGTGACCGCGCGGGTGGTGCCCAGCAACGTCTTCGCGGTCTCCTCGGTGCAGCTGGTCGACCGCGGCGACGCGCCGCCCATCCAGGCCGGTGCGCAGATCCCCGAGGACACCG
It encodes the following:
- a CDS encoding transposase, producing the protein MPVDWSKRGEYIAKRRMTPAIADEALTDPARLVQDPDPASKSGVSVRTIGYSPSFGALVTVITVEEAGTVFGINAWPSNDTDSRKYERQE
- a CDS encoding YajQ family cyclic di-GMP-binding protein, with product MADSSFDVVSKVDRQEVDNALNQAAKELATRFDFRGTDTTIAWKGEEAIELVSSTEERLKAAVDVFKEKLVRRDISMKAFDAGEPQASGKTYRLTGSLKQGIDSENAKKITKLIRDEGPKGVKAQIQGEEIRVSSKKRDDLQAVIALLKGADLEVALQFVNYR
- a CDS encoding flavin-containing monooxygenase — its product is MTTIEHDSQVDTGGNTEQFDVVIIGAGISGLGAAYRLVERNPGARYVILERRDQIGGTWDLFRYPGVRSDSSIFTLSFPYEPWTHRDGVADGADIRNYLIDFAAKHRIDSHIRFGSYVRSADWDSTTDTWTVQVDQGGATKSFQARFLFFGSGYYNYDEPYVPEFPGIDKYEGVVANPQHWPEDLDYTDKRVVVIGSGATAVTLVPALAERAAKVVMLQRSPTYVFPGKRVNGIVQFVRNFAPRKFSHWFARWFAALFEGVVWFLSRKFPAMMRGFIRRRATANLPSGYPVDVHFKPRYNPWDQRLCLDADGDLFNAVSAGKVEIITDHIDRFDATGIWLKSGQHLTADIVATATGLQLQALGGVRISLDGTEIKPQDRYAYKAHMLEDVPNLAWCLGYTNASWTLRADMTAEQFAKLVAFMDAHGYTHAYPHLGDEPMPEKLSWDINAGYVQRAPHALPKSGTKRPWNVRQNFFADAIDHRFDRIEESMIFGRVAHRSPLSA
- a CDS encoding NAD(P)H-dependent glycerol-3-phosphate dehydrogenase, whose translation is MGSDLRQPKVVVLGGGSWGTTVAAICARRCPTLQWVRSEATAKDINEHHRNTGYLGGEVELPDSLRATNDFSEAANTADVIVMGVPSHGFRSVLGELAKELRPWVPVVSLVKGLEQGTNMRMSQIVEEVLPGHPAGILAGPNIAREVAEGYAAAAVLAMPDQSQAAYLAKLFRTKRFRTYTTDDVIGVEMAGALKNVYAIAVGMGYSLGIGENTRAMVMARAIREMSKLGEAVGGQRDTFAGLAGMGDLIVTCTSQRSRNRHVGEQLGQGKSIDEVIAAMNQVAEGVKAASVIMEFANQYGLNMPIAREVDGVINHGSTVEQAYRGLIAEKPGHEVHGSGF
- a CDS encoding MlaE family ABC transporter permease, producing MTVPVDGTPPSGAPPSGVSTIEDWATGYARRHPLASLATVGDQFVLAVRTLQYLFIDLATGRFQWREFIRQGAFMAGTAVVPTVLVALPIGVTLSIQFALLAGQVGATSLAGAASGLAVIRQAASLTAAILMAAAVGSAITADLGSRKMREETDAMEVMGVSVIRRLVVPRFVAAVMIGVALTGVVCFVGFLASYLFNVYFQNGAPGSFVATFASFATTGDLVVALIKAVIFGAIVAIVSCQKGLSTVGGPTGVANSVNAAVVESILILMVVNVAISQLYIMMFPRVGL
- a CDS encoding MlaE family ABC transporter permease, producing MTASAYTPKILAPWRWLYQRTSVPLIRLGHMLVFFVRALAAVPVALRHYRNEFIRLLSDIAWGNGSLVVGGGTAGVAIVLGITVGALVGIEGYNFLDLLGLGPATGIISSLVNTRELAPIAASLAFATQAGCRFTAQLGSMRIAEEIDALEAVAIRPIPYLVTTRLMASVVAVIPLYAACLAVSYLTTQLVVRIISGGATGSYLHYFTLMLSGQDIVYSLIKTIIFVWIASTVQCYYGFYASGGPEGVGVAAGHAMRASITVVIIVNMLLTMALWTVDAGARFGG
- a CDS encoding IS5 family transposase (programmed frameshift), whose protein sequence is MSRFQLLTDVQWSLIEDLLPARTGKRGRPFQDARSMVEGIIYRYRCGIAWRDVPEVFGPWQSIWTWHRRMSADGTWDMVLARLLAAADEAGIIDWAVSVDSTIARAHQHATNITRETQGAGSNYTNLASEPPDHGIGRSRGGLTSKIHHLVDGHGRPLVVLVSAGQAGDGPVLEHLLAHLKVERCGPGRPRTRPDRLRGDKAYSSRATRQRLRRRGIVAVIPEPSDQIGHRKRRGTHGGRPPAFDAEDYKGRNVVERGFSVTKQWRGLATRYDKLAIVYRGAAVLRAITLWLPHLSDTA